A genomic stretch from Lysobacter ciconiae includes:
- a CDS encoding segregation and condensation protein A, whose amino-acid sequence MTNVSAPVATDDNASDDNVSDQGQATPPLDGEIPARLSPRQQEMPLAMVHGQPVLQIPQDLYIPPDALEIILDAFEGPLDLLLYLIRRQNLEILDIPVAEITRQYVDYIQAMHHLRFELAAEYLVMAAILAEIKSRMLLPRAVSEEDDEEDPRAELVRRLQEYERFKKAAQDIDALPRQDRDTVPAQAFVPDRAAVRLPPEVDLREMLLALHDVFKRAELYTQHAIKRDALSVRQRMGELLARLDDGEFHPFESLFEASEGRIGVVVSFLGILTLAKEQLVDIVQEAPLAPIYIRSLAIGTAPEEIQLSSEFDDAANDDAP is encoded by the coding sequence ATGACAAACGTTTCCGCGCCCGTCGCGACCGATGACAACGCGTCCGATGACAACGTGTCCGATCAAGGCCAGGCCACTCCGCCACTGGACGGGGAGATCCCGGCACGGCTGTCGCCGCGACAGCAGGAAATGCCACTGGCGATGGTCCACGGGCAACCGGTGCTGCAGATTCCGCAGGACCTCTACATTCCGCCCGATGCCCTCGAAATCATCCTGGATGCATTCGAAGGCCCGCTGGACCTGCTGCTCTACCTGATCCGCCGGCAGAACCTGGAAATCCTCGACATCCCGGTCGCGGAGATCACCCGCCAGTACGTCGATTACATCCAGGCCATGCATCACCTGCGCTTCGAACTGGCAGCCGAATACCTGGTGATGGCCGCGATCCTGGCCGAGATCAAGTCGCGGATGCTGCTGCCGCGGGCGGTGTCGGAAGAGGACGACGAGGAGGATCCACGCGCGGAGCTGGTGCGTCGATTGCAGGAGTACGAACGCTTCAAGAAAGCCGCGCAGGACATCGATGCGCTGCCCCGGCAGGATCGCGACACCGTTCCGGCGCAGGCCTTCGTTCCGGATCGCGCCGCGGTGAGGCTTCCGCCCGAGGTCGATCTGCGCGAGATGCTGCTGGCGCTGCACGACGTGTTCAAGCGCGCCGAGCTGTATACCCAGCACGCGATCAAGCGCGATGCCCTCAGTGTCCGCCAGCGCATGGGCGAACTGCTGGCCCGGCTCGATGACGGCGAATTCCATCCCTTCGAGTCGCTGTTCGAGGCCAGCGAAGGGCGGATCGGGGTGGTGGTGAGCTTCCTGGGCATCCTCACCCTGGCCAAGGAACAACTGGTGGACATCGTGCAGGAGGCGCCGCTGGCACCGATCTACATCAGGTCACTGGCCATTGGCACCGCGCCCGAAGAGATCCAGCTCAGCAGCGAATTCGACGACGCTGCCAACGACGACGCGCCCTGA
- the scpB gene encoding SMC-Scp complex subunit ScpB, with product MDQTLTKRIIEAILLAAHQPVSAAQLGDLLAGDDEQPMPAGDLARALQALQDDCEGRGVELVELASGYRYQVRADVHPWVARLWTERQTRYTRATLETLALIAYRQPITRGEIEQVRGVSVSSNIIRSLEEREWIRVVGHRDVPGKPALLGTTRTFLDYFGLKRLDELPPLAELGEIGELEPQLQFEPRDTPEAPGSIAAGGIATDPALDQNDADAVDVPAREQPADDSNTADDAIETMERHGSLEDDDAEEASSELPK from the coding sequence ATGGACCAGACCCTGACCAAACGCATCATCGAAGCCATCCTGCTGGCCGCCCACCAGCCGGTGAGCGCTGCCCAACTGGGCGATTTGCTCGCCGGCGACGACGAGCAGCCGATGCCCGCCGGCGACCTTGCGCGGGCGCTGCAGGCCCTGCAGGATGACTGCGAAGGACGCGGCGTCGAACTGGTGGAGCTGGCATCGGGATACCGCTACCAGGTCCGCGCCGACGTGCATCCCTGGGTCGCCCGGCTGTGGACCGAACGCCAGACGCGCTACACCCGAGCGACCCTGGAAACGCTGGCGCTGATCGCCTACCGCCAGCCGATCACCCGCGGGGAAATCGAACAGGTACGCGGCGTGTCGGTCAGCAGCAACATAATCCGTTCGCTGGAGGAGCGCGAGTGGATCCGCGTGGTCGGGCACCGCGATGTGCCGGGCAAGCCCGCGCTGCTGGGCACGACCCGCACGTTCCTCGACTATTTCGGCCTGAAACGCCTGGATGAACTGCCGCCATTGGCGGAACTGGGGGAAATCGGCGAGCTGGAACCGCAACTGCAGTTCGAACCTCGCGATACCCCTGAAGCACCCGGATCCATCGCTGCCGGTGGCATTGCCACCGACCCGGCGCTGGACCAGAACGATGCCGACGCCGTCGACGTTCCCGCACGGGAACAGCCGGCCGACGATTCCAACACCGCGGACGACGCCATCGAGACGATGGAACGCCACGGATCACTCGAAGATGACGATGCCGAAGAGGCCTCGTCGGAGTTACCCAAATGA